In Bombus terrestris chromosome 6, iyBomTerr1.2, whole genome shotgun sequence, a single window of DNA contains:
- the LOC100647024 gene encoding phospholipid-transporting ATPase ID isoform X1 translates to MIREDEEEEGPRWKYVRGEADIVSSARLKCHEEEEVKDCDEADKVSVACTATKSDAEDSRKGSTTAASVCNDDENSGTRRKKKKRRKTRKKLQLQQLQLESTDSQVHSVVNLPSSSDEVEAVGECSKRDSSSSLGGTSRHNTLRESLLTVLGKLVIWKGTRYRSSTAASSSPSAPPNSPPATECIGRSTSFFSSETERRIRANNREFNSQFNYANNYIKTSKYSVLTFLPLNLFEQFQRLANFYFLCLLVLQMIPAISSLTPITTAIPLIGVLMLTAVKDAYDDFQRHSSDSQVNNRKSQTLRGTSLREEKWSQVQVGDVIRMENDQFVAADVLLLSTSEPNGLCYIETAELDGETNLKCRQCLPETAEMMDNHELIGQFDGEIVCETPNNLLNKFDGTLTWKGRKYPLDNDKIILRGCVLRNTQWCYGVVIFAGKDTKLMQNSGKTKFKRTSIDRLLNLLIIGIVFFLLSMCLFCMIGCGIWESLVGRYFQVYLPWDSLVPNEPMAGATVIALLVFFSYAIVLNTVVPISLYVSVEVIRFVQSFLINWDEEMYYAPTNTHAKARTTTLNEELGQIEYIFSDKTGTLTQNIMTFNKCSVAGKCYGDIIDDVTGEVVDVSETNKAAQTPTMRWKNGQEFVQVYTPISGPNVRLLEQVDRISNIIGEPGPIGSPMVPHKLSTFPALDFSFNKDYEPEFKFYDSALLDAVRGNNEDVHSFFRLLALCHTVMPEEKNGKLEYQAQSPDEAALVSAARNFGFVFKERSPNSITIEVMGKREIYELLCILDFNNVRKRMSVILRKDGHLRLYCKGADNVIYERLKKGSEDITSKTLEHLNKFAGEGLRTLCLSVRDLDEQFFNDWKQRHQEAAMSQENRDDKLDAIYEEIEKDMTLLGATAIEDKLQDGVPQAIANLALAGIKIWVLTGDKQETAINIGYSCQLLTDDLTDVFIVDSTTYDGVENQLSRYLETIKTTSGHQNRPTLSVVTFRWDKESSDTEYNPSRDEQDEHEMEQATGFAVVINGHSLVHALHPQLEQLFLDVSSQCKAVICCRVTPLQKAMVVELIKKNKNAVTLAIGDGANDVSMIKTAHIGVGISGQEGLQAVLASDYSIGQFRFLERLLLVHGRWSYYRMSKFLRYFFYKNFAFTLCHIWFAFFCGFSAQTVFDPMYISVYNLFYTSLPVMAVGIFDQDVNDKNSLMYPKLYAPGLQNLLFNKKEFCWSAIHGFFASCVLFLVPYGTYKDGVSPKGYVLSDHMLLGSVVATILVIVVTVQIALDTSYWTIVNHIMVWGSLIWYFILDYFYNFVIGGSYVGSLTMAMSEATFWFTAVISCIILVIPVLSWRFFFIDVRPTLSDRVRLKQRLAQLRSRQSQDILRTPSTRRTRRSLRSGYAFAHQEGFGKLITSGKIMRKLPNGADFKFAMPFTNNTSKQVSVATTSPKDNASKNSHTLDTINL, encoded by the exons ATGATTCGCgaggacgaagaagaggagGGACCCAGGTGGAAATATGTAAGAGGCGAGGCGGACATCGTCTCGTCGGCACGGCTAAAGTGCCACGAGGAAGAAGAG GTGAAGGACTGCGACGAGGCGGACAAAGTCTCGGTAGCGTGCACTGCGACAAAATCGGACGCGGAAGATAGCCGGAAAGGATCGACGACTGCCGCGTCAGTGTGCAATGATGACGAGAATTCTGGTACCcgacgaaaaaagaagaaacgtcgAAAAACTAGGAAAAAACTGCAGCTGCAACAATTACAGTTGGAATCTACCGACAGCCAAGTGCATTCGGTGGTGAATCTGCCGTCGTCTTCCGACGAAGTCGAGGCGGTTGGCGAATGTTCGAAAAGAGACTCATCCAGCAGCTTAGGTGGCACGAGCAGGCATAACACCCTAAGGGAATCTTTGCTCACCGTGCTAGGCAAGCTGGTGATCTGGAAAGGCACTAGGTACCGTTCGTCTACCGCTGCGTCTTCTTCACCCTCCGCACCGCCAAATTCACCGCCCGCGACCGAGTGCATAGGACGTAGCACTTCCTTTTTTTCCAGCG aaaCGGAGAGGAGAATTCGCGCCAATAATCGCGAGTTCAACTCACAGTTTAATTATGCG AACAACTACATCAAGACGTCCAAGTATTCGGTTCTGACGTTCCTACCGTTAAATTTGTTCGAGCAATTTCAGCGGCTCGCTAACTTTTACTTCCTATGCCTGCTGGTGCTTCAGATGATCCCCGCTATCTCCTCCTTGACCCCCATCACCACAGCCATACCCCTTATAGGGGTGCTCATGCTCACTGCCGTCAAAGATGCCTACGACGATTTT CAACGGCACAGCAGTGACTCGCAAGTGAACAATCGCAAATCTCAAACGTTGCGAGGTACTAGTCTTCGTGAAGAGAAATGGTCGCAAGTGCAAGTAGGCGATGTAATTAGAATGGAAAACGATCAATTTGTCGCAGCCGACGTGCTTCTTTTATCTACTAGTGAGCCAAATGGTCTTTGTTATATCGAAACCGCAGAATTAGATGG GGAGACGAATTTGAAGTGTcggcaatgtttacctgaaactGCCGAAATGATGGATAATCATGAATTGATTGGTCAATTTGACGGAGAAATTGTTTGCGAAACTCCTAATAATTTGTTGAATAAATTTGATGGTACTCTTACGTGGAAAGGACGAAA ATACCCATTGGACAACgacaaaattatattacgagGTTGCGTGCTCCGAAACACGCAATGGTGCTATGGCGTGGTCATCTTTGCAGGCAAGGATACCAAATTAATGCAAAACTCAGGGAAGACCAAATTTAAGAGGACTTCTATAGATAGGCTGCTGAATCTTCTCATCATCGGGATAGTGTTCTTCTTACTTTCTATGTGTTTGTTCTGTATGATCGGCTGTGGTATTTGGGAAAGTCTTGTAGGCCGTTATTTTCAAGTGTATCTACCCTGGGACTCATTGGTGCCTAACGAGCCTATGGCAGGTGCCACAGTGATCGCTCTGCTTGTGTTCTTTTCTTATGCTATCGTATTGAACACAGTGGTGCCAATCAGTTTATACGTGAGTGTCGAAGTTATCAGATTCGTTCAGTCGTTTTTGATCAACTGGGATGAAGAGATGTACTATGCACCTACGAACACACACGCTAAAGCAAGGACTACTACATTAAACGAGGAGTTGGGAcaaatagaatatatattttccgATAAAACCGGAACATTAACACAGAATATCATGACTTTTAACAAGTGTTCTGTGGCAGGAAAATGTTATGGGGACATTATCGACGATGTTACCGGGGAAGTCGTCGATGTAAGTGAG ACGAACAAAGCTGCCCAAACACCTACGATGCGATGGAAAAATGGACAAGAATTTGTTCAAGTTTATACACCTATAAGTGGTCCAAACGTACGTCTACTGGAACAGGTGGATAGGATATCCAATATAATTGGAGAGCCAGGCCCAATTGGCAGTCCGATGGTTCCACATAAACTTTCT ACATTCCCAGCATTGGATTTCTCCTTCAACAAGGATTATGAACCGGAATTCAAGTTCTATGATTCTGCGTTACTCGATGCTGTAAGAGGGAATAACGAAGATGTTCATAGTTTCTTTCGATTGTTGGCACTTTGTCATACTGTTATGCCGGAAGAAAAAAACGGCAAGCTAGAATATCAAGCACAGTCACCAGATGAGGCTGCCCTTGTATCTGCCGCTAGAAACTTTGGTTTTGTATTCAAAGAGAGATCTCCAAATAGTATAACAATTGAAGTTATGGGAAAACGTGAAATATACGAGCTACTTTGCATTTTGGACTTTAATAATGTTAGGAAAAGAATGTCTGTAATTTTGAGGAAGGACGGACATCTTAGGCTATATTGCAAAGGAGCGGACAATGTTATTTATGAACGATTAAAAAAAGGCAGTGAGGATATCACGTCAAAAACATTGGAACATCTTAATAAATTTGCGGGTGAGGGCTTACGAACATTGTGCCTTTCGGTCAGAGATCTAGATGaacaatttttcaatgattGGAAGCAACGTCATCAAGAAGCTGCCATGAGTCAAGAAAATAGGGATGATAAATTGGATGCGATTTAtgaagaaatagaaaaggaTATGACATTATTAGGCGCTACTGCCATTGAAGATAAGTTGCAAGATGGTGTACCTCAAGCTATTGCTAATTTAGCTCTGGCTGGTATTAAAATCTGGGTATTAACTGGTGACAAACAAG aaaCAGCTATCAATATTGGCTATTCCTGCCAGTTGCTGACAGATGATCTTACAGATGTTTTTATAGTAGACTCCACTACTTATGACGGTGTCGAAAATCAGTTATCGCGATACTTGGAAACTATCAAAACAACTTCTGGTCATCAAAATCGGCCAACTCTCTCCGTTGTCACATTCAGGTGGGACAAGGAAAG caGCGATACTGAATACAATCCTAGCAGAGATGAACAAGATGAGCATGAGATGGAACAAGCAACAGGATTCGCGGTGGTTATTAATGGGCATTCCTTAGTTCATGCATTACATCCGCAACTTGAGCAACTTTTCCTCGATGTATCAAGccaat GTAAAGCTGTGATATGTTGTCGCGTAACTCCTTTACAAAAAGCAATGGTAgtcgaattaataaagaaaaataaaaatgctgTGACTCTGGCAATTGGTGATGGAGCAAACGATGTTTCAATGATAAAAACAGCTCATATAGGTGTTGGCATCAGTGGGCAAGAAGGATTACAAGCTGTACTAGCATCCGACTATTCCATAGGACAGTTTAGATTTTTGGAAAGATTACTTCTCGTTCATGGGAGATGGTCATactatagaatgagcaaatttcttagatattttttttataagaattttgCGTTTACATTATGTCACATCTGGTTTGCCTTTTTCTGTGGATTTAGCGCACag ACTGTATTTGATCCTATGTATATTTCTGTCTACAACCTCTTTTATACGTCATTACCCGTAATGGCAGTCGGTATATTTGATCAAGATGTTAAtgataaaaatagtttaatgtACCCAAAACTTTATGCACCCGGATTAcaaaatttactttttaataaaaaggaaTTTTGCTGGAGTGCTATACATGGATTTTTTGCTAGCTGTGTATTATTTTTAGTTCCATATG gaACGTATAAGGATGGAGTATCACCAAAGGGCTATGTACTTTCTGATCATATGTTACTAGGAAGTGTTGTAGCTACTATATTAGTCATAGTCGTGACTGTCCAAATAGCCCTTGATACATCATATTGGACAATTGTTAATCATATTATGGTTTGGGGCTCGCTCatttggtattttattttagattatttcTATAACTTTGTCATAGGTGGTAGTTATGTTGGCAGTCTTACAATG GCAATGTCGGAAGCGACATTTTGGTTCACGGCAGTCATTTCGTGTATCATATTAGTAATACCTGTACTGTCATGGAGATTCTTCTTCATAGATGTAAGACCAACATTGTCTGACAGAGTTAGACTTAAGCAGAGATTGGCACAACTTCGCTCTCGCCAAAGTCAAGATATACTTCGTACACCATCTACAAGACGAACACGACGATCTCTTCGTTCAGGATACGCTTTCGCGCATCAAGAAGGTTTTGGCAAACTCATTACATCTGGCAAAATTATGCGAAAATTACCGAATGGTGCAGATTTTAAGTTCGCCATGCCGTTTACGAACAATACCAGTAAACAAGTCAGTGTTGCCACTACGTCACCAAAGGACAATGCATCCAAAAATTCGCACACATTGGATACTATTAATCTATAA
- the LOC100647024 gene encoding phospholipid-transporting ATPase ID isoform X2, translating into MIREDEEEEGPRWKYVRGEADIVSSARLKCHEEEEVKDCDEADKVSVACTATKSDAEDSRKGSTTAASVCNDDENSGTRRKKKKRRKTRKKLQLQQLQLESTDSQVHSVVNLPSSSDEVEAVGECSKRDSSSSLGGTSRHNTLRESLLTVLGKLVIWKGTRYRSSTAASSSPSAPPNSPPATECIGRSTSFFSSETERRIRANNREFNSQFNYANNYIKTSKYSVLTFLPLNLFEQFQRLANFYFLCLLVLQMIPAISSLTPITTAIPLIGVLMLTAVKDAYDDFQRHSSDSQVNNRKSQTLRGTSLREEKWSQVQVGDVIRMENDQFVAADVLLLSTSEPNGLCYIETAELDGETNLKCRQCLPETAEMMDNHELIGQFDGEIVCETPNNLLNKFDGTLTWKGRKYPLDNDKIILRGCVLRNTQWCYGVVIFAGKDTKLMQNSGKTKFKRTSIDRLLNLLIIGIVFFLLSMCLFCMIGCGIWESLVGRYFQVYLPWDSLVPNEPMAGATVIALLVFFSYAIVLNTVVPISLYVSVEVIRFVQSFLINWDEEMYYAPTNTHAKARTTTLNEELGQIEYIFSDKTGTLTQNIMTFNKCSVAGKCYGDIIDDVTGEVVDVSETNKAAQTPTMRWKNGQEFVQVYTPISGPNVRLLEQVDRISNIIGEPGPIGSPMVPHKLSTFPALDFSFNKDYEPEFKFYDSALLDAVRGNNEDVHSFFRLLALCHTVMPEEKNGKLEYQAQSPDEAALVSAARNFGFVFKERSPNSITIEVMGKREIYELLCILDFNNVRKRMSVILRKDGHLRLYCKGADNVIYERLKKGSEDITSKTLEHLNKFAGEGLRTLCLSVRDLDEQFFNDWKQRHQEAAMSQENRDDKLDAIYEEIEKDMTLLGATAIEDKLQDGVPQAIANLALAGIKIWVLTGDKQETAINIGYSCQLLTDDLTDVFIVDSTTYDGVENQLSRYLETIKTTSGHQNRPTLSVVTFRWDKESDTEYNPSRDEQDEHEMEQATGFAVVINGHSLVHALHPQLEQLFLDVSSQCKAVICCRVTPLQKAMVVELIKKNKNAVTLAIGDGANDVSMIKTAHIGVGISGQEGLQAVLASDYSIGQFRFLERLLLVHGRWSYYRMSKFLRYFFYKNFAFTLCHIWFAFFCGFSAQTVFDPMYISVYNLFYTSLPVMAVGIFDQDVNDKNSLMYPKLYAPGLQNLLFNKKEFCWSAIHGFFASCVLFLVPYGTYKDGVSPKGYVLSDHMLLGSVVATILVIVVTVQIALDTSYWTIVNHIMVWGSLIWYFILDYFYNFVIGGSYVGSLTMAMSEATFWFTAVISCIILVIPVLSWRFFFIDVRPTLSDRVRLKQRLAQLRSRQSQDILRTPSTRRTRRSLRSGYAFAHQEGFGKLITSGKIMRKLPNGADFKFAMPFTNNTSKQVSVATTSPKDNASKNSHTLDTINL; encoded by the exons ATGATTCGCgaggacgaagaagaggagGGACCCAGGTGGAAATATGTAAGAGGCGAGGCGGACATCGTCTCGTCGGCACGGCTAAAGTGCCACGAGGAAGAAGAG GTGAAGGACTGCGACGAGGCGGACAAAGTCTCGGTAGCGTGCACTGCGACAAAATCGGACGCGGAAGATAGCCGGAAAGGATCGACGACTGCCGCGTCAGTGTGCAATGATGACGAGAATTCTGGTACCcgacgaaaaaagaagaaacgtcgAAAAACTAGGAAAAAACTGCAGCTGCAACAATTACAGTTGGAATCTACCGACAGCCAAGTGCATTCGGTGGTGAATCTGCCGTCGTCTTCCGACGAAGTCGAGGCGGTTGGCGAATGTTCGAAAAGAGACTCATCCAGCAGCTTAGGTGGCACGAGCAGGCATAACACCCTAAGGGAATCTTTGCTCACCGTGCTAGGCAAGCTGGTGATCTGGAAAGGCACTAGGTACCGTTCGTCTACCGCTGCGTCTTCTTCACCCTCCGCACCGCCAAATTCACCGCCCGCGACCGAGTGCATAGGACGTAGCACTTCCTTTTTTTCCAGCG aaaCGGAGAGGAGAATTCGCGCCAATAATCGCGAGTTCAACTCACAGTTTAATTATGCG AACAACTACATCAAGACGTCCAAGTATTCGGTTCTGACGTTCCTACCGTTAAATTTGTTCGAGCAATTTCAGCGGCTCGCTAACTTTTACTTCCTATGCCTGCTGGTGCTTCAGATGATCCCCGCTATCTCCTCCTTGACCCCCATCACCACAGCCATACCCCTTATAGGGGTGCTCATGCTCACTGCCGTCAAAGATGCCTACGACGATTTT CAACGGCACAGCAGTGACTCGCAAGTGAACAATCGCAAATCTCAAACGTTGCGAGGTACTAGTCTTCGTGAAGAGAAATGGTCGCAAGTGCAAGTAGGCGATGTAATTAGAATGGAAAACGATCAATTTGTCGCAGCCGACGTGCTTCTTTTATCTACTAGTGAGCCAAATGGTCTTTGTTATATCGAAACCGCAGAATTAGATGG GGAGACGAATTTGAAGTGTcggcaatgtttacctgaaactGCCGAAATGATGGATAATCATGAATTGATTGGTCAATTTGACGGAGAAATTGTTTGCGAAACTCCTAATAATTTGTTGAATAAATTTGATGGTACTCTTACGTGGAAAGGACGAAA ATACCCATTGGACAACgacaaaattatattacgagGTTGCGTGCTCCGAAACACGCAATGGTGCTATGGCGTGGTCATCTTTGCAGGCAAGGATACCAAATTAATGCAAAACTCAGGGAAGACCAAATTTAAGAGGACTTCTATAGATAGGCTGCTGAATCTTCTCATCATCGGGATAGTGTTCTTCTTACTTTCTATGTGTTTGTTCTGTATGATCGGCTGTGGTATTTGGGAAAGTCTTGTAGGCCGTTATTTTCAAGTGTATCTACCCTGGGACTCATTGGTGCCTAACGAGCCTATGGCAGGTGCCACAGTGATCGCTCTGCTTGTGTTCTTTTCTTATGCTATCGTATTGAACACAGTGGTGCCAATCAGTTTATACGTGAGTGTCGAAGTTATCAGATTCGTTCAGTCGTTTTTGATCAACTGGGATGAAGAGATGTACTATGCACCTACGAACACACACGCTAAAGCAAGGACTACTACATTAAACGAGGAGTTGGGAcaaatagaatatatattttccgATAAAACCGGAACATTAACACAGAATATCATGACTTTTAACAAGTGTTCTGTGGCAGGAAAATGTTATGGGGACATTATCGACGATGTTACCGGGGAAGTCGTCGATGTAAGTGAG ACGAACAAAGCTGCCCAAACACCTACGATGCGATGGAAAAATGGACAAGAATTTGTTCAAGTTTATACACCTATAAGTGGTCCAAACGTACGTCTACTGGAACAGGTGGATAGGATATCCAATATAATTGGAGAGCCAGGCCCAATTGGCAGTCCGATGGTTCCACATAAACTTTCT ACATTCCCAGCATTGGATTTCTCCTTCAACAAGGATTATGAACCGGAATTCAAGTTCTATGATTCTGCGTTACTCGATGCTGTAAGAGGGAATAACGAAGATGTTCATAGTTTCTTTCGATTGTTGGCACTTTGTCATACTGTTATGCCGGAAGAAAAAAACGGCAAGCTAGAATATCAAGCACAGTCACCAGATGAGGCTGCCCTTGTATCTGCCGCTAGAAACTTTGGTTTTGTATTCAAAGAGAGATCTCCAAATAGTATAACAATTGAAGTTATGGGAAAACGTGAAATATACGAGCTACTTTGCATTTTGGACTTTAATAATGTTAGGAAAAGAATGTCTGTAATTTTGAGGAAGGACGGACATCTTAGGCTATATTGCAAAGGAGCGGACAATGTTATTTATGAACGATTAAAAAAAGGCAGTGAGGATATCACGTCAAAAACATTGGAACATCTTAATAAATTTGCGGGTGAGGGCTTACGAACATTGTGCCTTTCGGTCAGAGATCTAGATGaacaatttttcaatgattGGAAGCAACGTCATCAAGAAGCTGCCATGAGTCAAGAAAATAGGGATGATAAATTGGATGCGATTTAtgaagaaatagaaaaggaTATGACATTATTAGGCGCTACTGCCATTGAAGATAAGTTGCAAGATGGTGTACCTCAAGCTATTGCTAATTTAGCTCTGGCTGGTATTAAAATCTGGGTATTAACTGGTGACAAACAAG aaaCAGCTATCAATATTGGCTATTCCTGCCAGTTGCTGACAGATGATCTTACAGATGTTTTTATAGTAGACTCCACTACTTATGACGGTGTCGAAAATCAGTTATCGCGATACTTGGAAACTATCAAAACAACTTCTGGTCATCAAAATCGGCCAACTCTCTCCGTTGTCACATTCAGGTGGGACAAGGAAAG CGATACTGAATACAATCCTAGCAGAGATGAACAAGATGAGCATGAGATGGAACAAGCAACAGGATTCGCGGTGGTTATTAATGGGCATTCCTTAGTTCATGCATTACATCCGCAACTTGAGCAACTTTTCCTCGATGTATCAAGccaat GTAAAGCTGTGATATGTTGTCGCGTAACTCCTTTACAAAAAGCAATGGTAgtcgaattaataaagaaaaataaaaatgctgTGACTCTGGCAATTGGTGATGGAGCAAACGATGTTTCAATGATAAAAACAGCTCATATAGGTGTTGGCATCAGTGGGCAAGAAGGATTACAAGCTGTACTAGCATCCGACTATTCCATAGGACAGTTTAGATTTTTGGAAAGATTACTTCTCGTTCATGGGAGATGGTCATactatagaatgagcaaatttcttagatattttttttataagaattttgCGTTTACATTATGTCACATCTGGTTTGCCTTTTTCTGTGGATTTAGCGCACag ACTGTATTTGATCCTATGTATATTTCTGTCTACAACCTCTTTTATACGTCATTACCCGTAATGGCAGTCGGTATATTTGATCAAGATGTTAAtgataaaaatagtttaatgtACCCAAAACTTTATGCACCCGGATTAcaaaatttactttttaataaaaaggaaTTTTGCTGGAGTGCTATACATGGATTTTTTGCTAGCTGTGTATTATTTTTAGTTCCATATG gaACGTATAAGGATGGAGTATCACCAAAGGGCTATGTACTTTCTGATCATATGTTACTAGGAAGTGTTGTAGCTACTATATTAGTCATAGTCGTGACTGTCCAAATAGCCCTTGATACATCATATTGGACAATTGTTAATCATATTATGGTTTGGGGCTCGCTCatttggtattttattttagattatttcTATAACTTTGTCATAGGTGGTAGTTATGTTGGCAGTCTTACAATG GCAATGTCGGAAGCGACATTTTGGTTCACGGCAGTCATTTCGTGTATCATATTAGTAATACCTGTACTGTCATGGAGATTCTTCTTCATAGATGTAAGACCAACATTGTCTGACAGAGTTAGACTTAAGCAGAGATTGGCACAACTTCGCTCTCGCCAAAGTCAAGATATACTTCGTACACCATCTACAAGACGAACACGACGATCTCTTCGTTCAGGATACGCTTTCGCGCATCAAGAAGGTTTTGGCAAACTCATTACATCTGGCAAAATTATGCGAAAATTACCGAATGGTGCAGATTTTAAGTTCGCCATGCCGTTTACGAACAATACCAGTAAACAAGTCAGTGTTGCCACTACGTCACCAAAGGACAATGCATCCAAAAATTCGCACACATTGGATACTATTAATCTATAA